The candidate division KSB1 bacterium genome has a window encoding:
- a CDS encoding phosphoribosylglycinamide formyltransferase, protein MAKLRLGVLASGRGSNFKAILTEIQRGRLDAEVCVLVSNKNSAGVLFYATQSGILAEYLSKKNFASPQEYDAEIVKIFNKYKVNFVVLAGYLKFLTPELINYYPNRILNIHPVLLPSFGGEGMYGVHVHNAVLKRGCKISGATVHLVDEIYDHGPIILQKSVPVLENDTEETLAARVLIVEHEIFPKALQLFAEDRIRIYDNRALILKK, encoded by the coding sequence GTGGCTAAATTGCGATTAGGAGTTCTGGCATCTGGAAGAGGATCAAATTTCAAAGCTATTTTGACTGAAATTCAAAGAGGCAGACTGGATGCTGAGGTTTGTGTTCTGGTCTCCAATAAAAATTCAGCGGGGGTATTGTTTTATGCAACGCAAAGTGGGATCCTAGCAGAATATCTTTCAAAGAAGAATTTCGCATCTCCTCAAGAATATGATGCGGAAATAGTTAAAATCTTTAATAAATATAAAGTTAATTTTGTTGTATTGGCGGGCTATCTCAAATTTCTAACACCTGAGTTGATTAACTATTACCCTAATAGGATATTAAACATTCACCCGGTGCTGCTTCCATCATTCGGAGGTGAAGGAATGTATGGAGTTCATGTGCATAATGCCGTCCTTAAACGGGGTTGTAAGATTTCAGGGGCGACGGTTCATCTTGTGGATGAAATCTATGATCACGGTCCAATTATTCTCCAGAAGTCGGTTCCGGTTTTAGAAAATGATACGGAAGAAACTTTGGCTGCCAGGGTCCTGATAGTAGAACATGAGATATTCCCCAAAGCTCTTCAACTTTTTGCTGAAGATCGAATCCGCATATATGATAACCGTGCATTAATTCTTAAAAAATAG
- the purH gene encoding bifunctional phosphoribosylaminoimidazolecarboxamide formyltransferase/IMP cyclohydrolase: protein MSEVCIKKAIISVYDKTGISEFTENLSNFGYEILSSGGTAEHLRNHGIQVQDISEYTGSPEILGGRVKTIHPKIAAGILSIRNNVEHERQLRELDIGPIDVVVVNLYPFLEHTGDKNKSHQDMVELIDIGGPTLIRSAAKNYSDVAVITSTEQYHWIQEEMEKNQGSFSQESRKKLAVQAFQLTSFYDGMIAEYFTGDTGFNNQLNDRLVLPLQRTSKLRYGENPHQKAGYYQINSGPEIDGFEQLHGIDLSYNNIMDVDAAHSIISDFERPSVAIIKHTNPCGIGSGKDLVAAYQKAMAADSVSAFGGIMSVNRSITVSLAEQLKSHFLEVLLAPEFEENALLLLQKKKKLRILKYHPKKNMDAKLCIRNSLNGFLIQEEDNIQLKDSEIRVVSKRQPSENEMESMAFAWRAVKHVKSNAIVFSKSDRLLGIGAGQMSRVDSVALAIQKTKNAGLSLLASVMASDAFFPFRDGVDTAAKAGVTAIIQPGGSIRDEEVIDAVNEHGMTMVFTGKRHFRH from the coding sequence ATGAGTGAGGTTTGTATTAAAAAAGCAATAATTAGCGTTTATGATAAAACAGGCATATCAGAATTTACAGAAAATTTAAGTAATTTTGGTTATGAGATTCTCAGCAGTGGTGGGACGGCAGAACACCTAAGGAATCATGGGATTCAAGTTCAAGATATTTCCGAGTACACAGGTTCTCCTGAAATACTTGGCGGGAGAGTAAAAACAATTCATCCAAAGATAGCTGCAGGAATTCTGTCAATTAGAAATAATGTAGAACATGAAAGACAATTAAGAGAACTGGATATTGGGCCAATCGACGTAGTTGTGGTTAATTTGTATCCTTTTTTAGAACATACAGGTGATAAAAATAAATCACACCAGGATATGGTTGAATTGATCGATATTGGCGGGCCAACGTTGATTCGCTCAGCAGCAAAGAATTATTCAGATGTTGCTGTGATAACATCCACTGAACAATATCACTGGATCCAGGAGGAGATGGAAAAGAATCAAGGATCATTTTCCCAGGAATCTCGCAAAAAATTAGCGGTCCAGGCTTTTCAATTGACATCATTTTATGATGGCATGATTGCCGAATATTTTACCGGGGATACTGGCTTTAACAATCAATTAAATGATAGATTGGTTTTGCCTTTGCAAAGGACATCAAAACTGAGATATGGAGAAAACCCTCATCAAAAAGCCGGGTATTATCAAATAAATTCCGGGCCTGAGATTGATGGTTTTGAGCAACTCCATGGTATTGATTTGTCATACAATAACATAATGGATGTAGATGCAGCTCACTCAATTATTTCTGATTTTGAACGGCCATCAGTTGCAATTATAAAACATACCAATCCTTGTGGAATAGGTTCAGGGAAAGATTTAGTAGCGGCATATCAAAAAGCAATGGCCGCAGATTCTGTTTCTGCATTTGGGGGTATAATGAGTGTCAATCGATCGATTACAGTATCATTGGCAGAACAACTGAAATCTCATTTCCTGGAAGTACTATTGGCGCCTGAATTTGAAGAGAATGCATTATTACTGTTACAAAAGAAAAAAAAACTAAGGATTCTCAAGTATCACCCGAAAAAGAATATGGATGCTAAGTTGTGTATTCGCAATAGTTTGAATGGTTTTTTAATCCAAGAAGAAGATAATATTCAATTAAAAGATTCAGAAATTAGAGTGGTTTCAAAACGCCAACCCAGTGAAAATGAAATGGAATCTATGGCTTTTGCCTGGCGTGCTGTAAAGCATGTAAAATCAAATGCAATTGTCTTTTCTAAGAGTGATCGTCTTCTTGGTATTGGAGCAGGACAGATGTCAAGAGTAGATTCTGTGGCGTTAGCCATTCAAAAAACAAAAAATGCGGGATTATCACTTTTGGCATCGGTAATGGCTTCGGATGCGTTCTTTCCATTTCGGGACGGTGTTGATACTGCTGCAAAAGCCGGGGTAACCGCTATTATTCAACCGGGTGGTTCCATTCGAGATGAAGAAGTAATTGATGCTGTAAATGAACACGGAATGACTATGGTATTCACAGGTAAACGCCATTTCCGACACTAA
- a CDS encoding LD-carboxypeptidase: MLPEKLNQGVRYLKNCGYSVVFGDHVKDSDGYLAGTDKDRLDDLHSMFRNPEVKAIFSSRGGYGTSRLLDNLDFDLICKNPKILMGYSDLTAIQLAIWRRTGLITFSGPMVAVEMTGIDPFTEKNMWSILSSYESDNHFPEGSFVSPEIIVPGKANGRLLGGCLSVLVSILGTPYQPDFDGAILILEEVGEEPYRVDRYFSHLKLMGVFEQVNGVILGQFLDCEAEEGKPSLSITEVINDYLGGLSVPVVCGFQYGHQAKKLTIPIGAQVEIDTEILKVRLLETVVETG, from the coding sequence ATGCTACCTGAAAAGTTAAACCAAGGGGTAAGATATTTGAAGAACTGCGGATATTCTGTAGTCTTTGGTGATCATGTAAAGGATTCAGATGGTTATCTCGCCGGGACTGATAAGGATAGGTTGGATGACCTTCACTCTATGTTTCGTAACCCAGAAGTGAAAGCAATTTTTTCAAGCAGAGGCGGGTATGGGACTTCTCGCTTATTAGATAATTTGGATTTTGATTTGATTTGTAAAAATCCCAAAATACTGATGGGGTATAGTGATTTAACGGCTATTCAATTAGCAATTTGGCGACGAACAGGATTAATTACATTCTCGGGACCTATGGTTGCCGTCGAAATGACGGGAATCGATCCTTTCACAGAAAAAAACATGTGGTCTATATTAAGCTCATATGAATCGGACAATCATTTTCCGGAGGGTTCATTTGTTTCACCTGAAATTATCGTCCCCGGGAAGGCAAACGGCCGGTTATTAGGAGGTTGTTTGAGTGTGCTGGTCAGCATTTTGGGAACTCCTTATCAACCGGATTTTGATGGTGCGATTTTGATTTTGGAAGAGGTCGGCGAAGAACCGTACCGAGTAGATCGGTATTTCAGTCATCTAAAATTAATGGGTGTTTTCGAACAGGTTAATGGAGTGATTCTCGGGCAATTTTTGGATTGTGAAGCAGAAGAAGGAAAACCAAGCTTAAGTATTACTGAGGTCATTAATGATTATCTTGGTGGCCTTAGCGTACCGGTAGTCTGTGGGTTTCAATATGGTCATCAAGCAAAAAAATTAACGATACCAATAGGCGCCCAGGTTGAAATCGATACGGAAATTCTCAAAGTTAGATTGTTGGAAACAGTTGTTGAAACAGGATGA